Within Eremothecium cymbalariae DBVPG#7215 chromosome 3, complete sequence, the genomic segment AAGGTGTTGATAGCTTGTTTGAATGGGCCGGTGGTAGGGTTATCCGCGGCGATGGTTTTACTATGTGATATTGTATATAGTATGAACGATCAAATTTATATGCAATTCCCATTTAGCACTTTGGGGTTATCGTCTGAGGGTGCTTTGTCTGTTTCTCTGGTTAAAAAGTTGGGGAGCGGTGTTGCCAATGAGGCGCTATTGCTTGGTACTCCGGTGAAgtatgaatatttgaagggCAATGTTATCTCAAGGGATTATAAAATGAATGATGTGGAatctttcaataaaaaagttCTGGATGATTTGGGATCTTATGGGCAACAATGCCATGAATCTAGTTTAAAGCTTATCAAGTCATTGTTGACCAAGCCTGTTCAGGCAGAATACAGTCGTGCTATCGGTGATGAAATGTACAACGCTGTGGATTTGTTCGTGAAAGGATACCCTCAGGAGAGGTTTAAAGCTTTGAGTGCTAAGCTGAGAAACTCTAAGATTTGATAAGGCCAGCAGAACTTTTTAATACGCTATTATTGGATTGAGCAACGCTTGCTTCCGCTGGGAGGTCCTCTCCCTCATTATAgtatttttattgtttGCGAGTTTTATTTGTCAActgtatacatatatatgacCATATATTGTTTTCTCCTTAATCGATGCTATGGGAGTTATACTGGATGTTTTCAAACGATCCGTGCTAAGTTGATTCGTCTTTGCTAATATCTATAGCGTTTCTCACGAATTGCTCGTCTGATAGTAATGGCTCTTCCAATTCTCGCTCTTCCGGCTGGATAGTATGTAGTACAACTTGCGTAGGCCTCTCATTCTCTGCAGTAGTCCTTTTGGAGATAGACACGCCACTCATTATAAGGAATACCAAAATTAAAACTGCAAACAACCCACTTCTAGTTGTGTGCCATCTTagattttcaatttcaaatttgattTGCCCAATAATCTTAGTACCAATCTTGTTATTACCGTCCTTCAACCGAATGCTGATATCACGATGTAGCAGTGTGTTCTCCGACTGATGATCATTGAAGTCCACACGCGAATCCTTCTTCAGGAAATTGATGATTAACTCGTTCAACTCATCGCGGCATAGATTCAACTCCCTATTCACCTTCATCAGTTGCAGATTCTGCTCGTTTAATGCAACTTCCCGCGAATTCAGAATGGAATACCGTAGCTCAGATTGCGCTGCGTTGAACAAATGACTGTGATTCTCCAGCTCCATGTTCCTCAAGAACCGAGAGTTGTAGTTGTCAAAAAACTGCTCATTCAGTGTACTAAGCAGCAATTGGATTATCAGATTCGTCTGTTTCAGTGTGAACCCATTCCCAGTCAGAAgtttataatatttcagCGTATCCAACTGATTCTCCGCCGTCGTTGGTTTCATACCGTTGCTCtccaaaatcaatttctCTGGTAACTTGCTAAAGAAACTGGTAACTTCATCCGAAACACCTACCGTACTACTGTTGCTAACACTACCTGCAGCGCTAACACCACTTGGCGTACTCGCTTCAACAGGAAGCAACGCCTTGGCTGACCTCTGTAATCCTCTGCTAAAACATACCTGTCTCGCTAATGGCAACATATCTCCTCAATTTCTCTTTCAATCTAAGATTTACAGCCTGCCAACTGCCTCGAACCCATATACCCTTTTCTGGCCCCTCTTAACCTCTACAGATAATATAGCTACGTCGGTTGGACCTCACCAAAAGCTCCAATCTGGCTTACTGTCAAGATTGCGCtgcttcatttttaagGTACCCAGTTCTCTTTTTCAACACcacttcaaaattttgtCAAAAACTTTCGAAAAGCCAAACGCCTTTAGCAGGTTTATTCACACTCCATATCTTCTACTGTATATTGCGTAATCCTCCGGGCTTATGAAGAATACTATGGTAAGACTACTAAGGAATATTACCACCACGCCATCACAACGTCTTCCCCTTCCAACTGTCACGCTACTGTCTGTCCGTCCCCTACATGAAACAGCCCGCATAGCCataaagaagaataaattACCTCCAAGGCCTCGTTGGGCTCCCGCGTTCGAGCAAGAAGTAGAAGAAACCTTCCTGCATGGTGGCCGTGGACCTGGTGGTCAAAAGATCAACAAATGTAATAGTAAAGTACAGCTGAAACATCTGCCGAGTGGCATCGTAGTCGAGTGCCAGGAAACCCGCAGCAGAGAGAACAATAGAAAACTGGCTCGACAAAAGCTCGCAGCTAAGATAGCTAT encodes:
- the ECI1 gene encoding dodecenoyl-CoA isomerase (similar to Ashbya gossypii AGR283C), whose amino-acid sequence is MSGSPNLTYRIEGFSFIITLTNPKNLNSMALDDYLALALLVRQAEKHPDTRFTVLQSTGRYFSSGGNITAFARASYARDTSTSIEGTVVGNMLSRVEFLTSCFINHSKVLIACLNGPVVGLSAAMVLLCDIVYSMNDQIYMQFPFSTLGLSSEGALSVSLVKKLGSGVANEALLLGTPVKYEYLKGNVISRDYKMNDVESFNKKVLDDLGSYGQQCHESSLKLIKSLLTKPVQAEYSRAIGDEMYNAVDLFVKGYPQERFKALSAKLRNSKI
- the PUT7 gene encoding Put7p (similar to Ashbya gossypii AGR282W), giving the protein MLPLARQVCFSRGLQRSAKALLPVEASTPSGVSAAGSVSNSSTVGVSDEVTSFFSKLPEKLILESNGMKPTTAENQLDTLKYYKLLTGNGFTLKQTNLIIQLLLSTLNEQFFDNYNSRFLRNMELENHSHLFNAAQSELRYSILNSREVALNEQNLQLMKVNRELNLCRDELNELIINFLKKDSRVDFNDHQSENTLLHRDISIRLKDGNNKIGTKIIGQIKFEIENLRWHTTRSGLFAVLILVFLIMSGVSISKRTTAENERPTQVVLHTIQPEERELEEPLLSDEQFVRNAIDISKDEST
- the RSO55 gene encoding Rso55p (similar to Ashbya gossypii AGR281C), with the protein product MKNTMVRLLRNITTTPSQRLPLPTVTLLSVRPLHETARIAIKKNKLPPRPRWAPAFEQEVEETFLHGGRGPGGQKINKCNSKVQLKHLPSGIVVECQETRSRENNRKLARQKLAAKIAIWNNGDKALERDLALQQWVAQGKRSKHKKSRQKHEQAKLDSLEDKRNRLLEEETLIRSILSSNCDETK